A portion of the Adhaeribacter radiodurans genome contains these proteins:
- a CDS encoding SDR family oxidoreductase → MEKIALVVGASGITGSNLAGKLIAQGWTTYGLARNPNTEINNLIPLAADLLNAASLASALADISPTHVFITTWMRQQTEAENIRVNSLMVRNLLDALSPKKFVQHVALVTGLKHYLGPFEAYAKAGTLPLTPVREEHPRLGIENFYYAQEDEVYAAAERDGFTWSIHRPHTVIGKAVGNMMNMGTTLAVYASICKETGRPFRFPGSGAQWNGLSDVTDARILAEQLIWAATSEAARNQAFNITNGEVFRWNWLWYKLANWFGVEAVGFDGTIHPLEAELANDGPLWKEMAAKYHLKEPDLDRLASAWHTDLDLGRPIEVMTDMSKSRKFGFTAYQDTRESFFDLFEQLRQEQLIP, encoded by the coding sequence ATGGAAAAGATAGCATTAGTAGTGGGTGCTAGTGGTATTACCGGCAGTAACCTGGCCGGGAAGCTAATCGCCCAAGGATGGACCACCTATGGTCTGGCCCGGAACCCGAATACCGAAATAAACAACTTAATACCCCTAGCAGCCGATTTGTTAAATGCTGCTAGTCTAGCTTCGGCACTGGCGGACATTTCTCCCACGCACGTTTTTATTACCACTTGGATGCGCCAGCAGACCGAAGCAGAAAACATCCGCGTCAACAGCTTAATGGTGCGTAATCTGCTGGATGCACTCTCCCCCAAGAAATTTGTGCAGCACGTAGCTCTGGTAACGGGGCTTAAACATTATTTAGGACCATTCGAAGCTTACGCGAAAGCCGGCACCTTACCCTTAACGCCCGTACGAGAGGAACATCCGCGGTTGGGAATTGAAAACTTTTACTACGCCCAGGAAGACGAAGTGTATGCTGCCGCTGAGCGCGATGGTTTTACCTGGAGCATCCATCGCCCGCATACGGTGATTGGCAAAGCAGTAGGAAATATGATGAATATGGGCACTACCTTAGCCGTTTATGCCAGTATCTGTAAAGAAACTGGCCGGCCGTTCCGTTTTCCCGGATCTGGGGCCCAATGGAACGGGCTGTCGGATGTAACCGATGCCCGTATCCTGGCCGAACAGTTAATCTGGGCCGCTACTAGTGAAGCCGCCCGTAATCAGGCCTTCAATATCACCAACGGCGAGGTATTCCGCTGGAACTGGCTTTGGTACAAACTGGCCAATTGGTTTGGGGTAGAAGCAGTTGGCTTTGATGGTACTATTCACCCGCTGGAGGCCGAACTAGCGAACGATGGTCCGCTTTGGAAAGAGATGGCGGCCAAATATCACTTGAAAGAACCAGACCTGGACCGATTAGCTTCCGCCTGGCATACCGATCTAGACCTGGGCCGTCCCATAGAGGTAATGACCGATATGTCCAAAAGCCGGAAATTTGGCTTCACAGCTTACCAAGATACCCGAGAGTCTTTTTTTGACTTATTTGAGCAACTCCGGCAAGAGCAACTAATTCCCTAA